DNA sequence from the Lycium barbarum isolate Lr01 chromosome 5, ASM1917538v2, whole genome shotgun sequence genome:
tccattttgttttcttccttttttttttattgctcggtgttatttagtatggggcccacccttttttttaagggacaacgaaCGTTGAAGCATGGGtgtaaacccatgctttatatagtttttattttttttatttttattttttatattgcttggtgttgtttagtatggggtccatcCTTTTGGACactattagtttgcactatttttatgcatataatatatatatatatatatatatatatatatatatatatatatatatatatatatatatatatatatatatatatatatatatacattatgttcaaaacacgactgatataacattgtaatttgtgctccgtatctaaaactttattatattagtgtttgctaagaatacaaagtctgcactttttttttgatattgtttatttttttaatatgggattcactttatatatatatatatatatatattgcttgattttgtcaatatgggatactatgttcaaaacacgattaatataacattatagtttatgctccgtatttaaaactttattatattagtgtttgctacgaatacgcatggtgtttaatatggggcccacaattgtttttcacatttattagagtaaggaaaaaatgaaaaagtaattaaatttatcttattttaatatataagtattttaagtatgttgctgtacaataatttcatttgctctcattaatgggttgatacgcatgtgacaatgagtccatcattattgatttaattgttagattttctaagcatttgtttattaatatgggattcactttttatttttatttttaatattgcttgattttgttaatatggggtccactttttttttcccgtgtgtttggatgtggtgagttccacttttttttcttcctttttttttattgctcggtgttatttagtatgtggcccacccttttttttaagggacaacggacgatgaaacATGggtttatatagttttttttttatttttatttttttatattgcttggtgttgtttagtatggggcccacccttttggacattattagtttgcactatatatatatatacatactatgttcaaaacacgattgatataacattgtaatttgtgctccgtatctaaaactttattatattagtgtttgctaagaatacaaagtctgcacttttttttatttatttatttagatattgcttgattttgtcaatatgggaaactatgttcaaaacacgattaatataacattgtagtttgtgttccgtatttaaaactttattatattagtgtttgctatgaatacacatggtgtttaatatggggcccacatattttttaacattatttgtttttttaatatgagattcccttttttttttaatattgcttaattttgttaatatggggtccactttttttttctcgtgagtttgGATGCGGTgggttccagtttttttttttaatactggttagtgtttaatatggggcccacaattttttttaatatgagttcttgtttaatatatatggggcccacaattttttttaattatgggcctgtttaatatggggaatATTTCATGGGGGCCCCACAACGGATGACGAAAAGCACCccaaccggtgcttctaatatagtagaaattaCTTATCTGATGTATAATAATTTTTAGAATTTAATTTATGTAATATTGTTTTGTAATTCGTTCCAGAAATAATGACGTATTTTCATATTTGAAAATAATACTacaaatattatgacatattcAAGAGTACAAGTTTTAAGGTCTTATATTATTCATTTACtatattcttattttattttaaaataatactACGTAAATTTCCACCTAATTATGTAAGATATCACTTTCTCTGTCCCATTTTAGTTGTCGTTTTGCCTCATTTCACattcattaagaaaataataaatataacAGATAGTTTACTAAGTTACCCATATTTAATAAAGTAGATTGATTGGTTCTTCTTAAATATTGCGCATTTTTCTTTAATATTAAGGTTATAGTTGAAAacaaaaatctaatttttgttTTGAATTTCTAAAGTGATAATTATTTTGGGATAACCTTTTTTAGCTAGAGCGGCAATTAAAAGGAATAgagggagtatatatatatatatatatatatatatatatatatatatatatatatatatatatatttcgtatattaatatataatatacataaagatatatttttgataaatattaatatatactccctccgtttcagttTATGTGAACATATTTGATTGTACATcaaatttaagaaagaagagaaaacttTTAAATTtatggtgttaaatgagtcacatatttTATATGGTTATAAGTCATtacataaaaataaattattaccAAATATAGAAATAGATCATTCTTTTTAATAGGGACGAAGAGAGTATATTTTAAATATTTAGTTAGTGAATATAATTAATTTTTTGCCGACTTGCCGAATGTTTAATTTGACCTTAAATAAATCCAGTCAAGAGTTAAGTACTATATATATTCCCGATATTTTATTTGTCAACAAAACCGAACATTGTGCAGAAAAAGCTCCCAAACCTCTCCTTTCCTCCtcattttctttccttccaaatttcaAGAACCTGAAACCCCTCAACCCTTCCCTTCCACCGCTATTTCTTCCTTAATTAATTCTTTGACACCTTCATTTCAAATTCTTTAAAGGAATTATATTTCTATTCGAAACCAATGGCAGCTGCATCCCCAGAATACCAAATGAATAATCAAAGAACATGGCCTTGTAAATCTGACAATGGTCCTCGTTTCACCTCCTTTTCATTCCAATCAACAAAACAAACCACAATTAATAAGCCAAGAACAAACAACCCCACAATTAGTAAGCCAAGAACAAGCAACCCCACAATTAATAAGCCAAGAACAAACAACCCCACAATTAATAATCATAATTTCCAATTGAATCCAAAAAATCGAGATTTCTCACAACTACCTGATGATGTGTTATTGAAAATTGCAGCTACTTTCACATTGCCAAATTTACGTGCAGCATCACAAGTATGTAAGTCTTGGTGTGATGGGTTAAGACCATTAAGAGAAGCAATGTTGTTTTTGAAATATGGGAAGAGGTTTAAGCATGGACGTGGTGGGGTTAAGGTTAATTTGAATAAGGCACTTGAGTCTTTCCTTAAAGGTGCAGCTCGTGGTTCAACTTTGGCTATGGTTGATGCTGGTTTGGTATATTGGGAAATGGGGAGAAAGGAACAAGGGATTTCTTTTTATAGAAAAGCAGCTGTACTTGGTGATCCTGCTGGTCAGTGTAATTTGGGCATTTGCCTCTTGCAAGGTACAGTAATTAGTTACCTTTTGGAATTGTTCTATAATTAAGTTCTAAAAGGTCGTTTTGTAGCTAGCTAGAGTTATGCAGGTATCAGTAATACATGGATTGATTATGAGGGTGAAGGGTAGCCTTGGTGTAACTGATAAAATTGCTGCCATGTGACAAGGAGGTCACAGGTTCAAGCCGTGGAAACAACCTCTTGAATAAATgcaggtaaggctgcgtacaatagacccttgtggtccggccttccccagaccccgcgcatagcaggagcttagtgcaccgggctgccctttataGATTCGTTATGAGAGAatctatatattatattatgCAGGGATTAGTTATGCAGGGTTCGGTTATTCATGTAGTATTATTTATTCCATCTTCTATCCtatataaaataatacataaattctcTCATGCGGGTTTCTTAATTGCAAACCAAACACTGTATTAGGTGTGTTGGATTTTATATATAGCAAAAACATGCTACCAAGCACGGTATTACTTATGCAGGATTTAATACATGTATAACTTAGCTCCTAACAagctaccaaacaacccctaacaACTATCTTGCTGTGTGAATGAGAGCAAAAAGTATTGTCCTTGAAAGAACACCCAAACATGGGTGTGTTAGCTGTGAATTAGCATAAAGTATTGCCCTGACATAATTACAAGTCTGCTTATGGTTGTCATAGTTTATGGTCGTAGTCAAGTATTCTATAAAGTCTAAACTTTTAGTAAGAAATATCAAATAGGGAGGATGATCCTACCGGTGAAATGACTCTATCCCGGACTGCTAGACGTGAACGCATAGAATATAGCTGGGTGCTTGAGAGAATCGCCTGTGGCGGTTTGGGACATTATACATGTATATTGATAGTAGTAGATATTATTCCCACCTTCTTGGTGCAATCAATGAAATGAATACCTTACTTATTcgcaaaagaaaaaagagagtaaATTTTTGTATCGAAATGAGCAGAATTTCTTTGGTGTATATGAGAATTAGCAGCCTTGAAATTACTAACAGTGGGCTCGATTCACCAATCGTAGGCCAGAGGTCTATGCGTTTGCTTCTTAGGCTATGCCTCTTTGGTTCTCATTCAGACTACAAGTTTGTGCGTCAGATTTATTATTGACTTAACGTTTCTTTAAAATCTGCCCCATCTAATCATTACCACCAATTGAGGTTTGTTGTCCAAAATTGAGTGTAGGGGGGTGAGGTGATTCTAGTTGTTCATTTTTCTTTCCGCGAATTTGGTCTTTGTTGAACTAGAGTTGTTTCAGTAAAAGCGATGTATATTTGTACATCTCTGGTGTTGGCTCTTTCTAACTTCCTTTACAGCATCAGCTTCCTGATATCTTTTCTGAACCATCTCTTTCACATCAATCATGCCCTAAACTGCTAAACACCATCAGATGTGCTTCTGGAGTAGAGCCACAAGCCACCAGTTAAACAATAACCTACTATCCACCCTCCAGCTAATGCCAATTGTTTGGTTTTAGCCTGAGAGCCATTGATACCCGAGCTGTGCAAGAAGCTCTTGCACCGTTAAGGTAGTAGAGCAATCACATTAAGAAGGGTTGAGAGAGGTATATCATAGTTGTCTTTTTAGCTGCAAAATGCTGTATACTTGAACACTCTGAAGTTTACCCTTCTCTGAAGAACTATTAAATGCAAGgaggtcggggggggggggggggggggggcagaacTCGCAAGCAAGCAGATTGTTGGAACACCTCGGCAGTACATATACCTGAAAAGTTGAAGGCAGCAATGCTTTTTGTGACTATTGTTTGTCCTTACCCTTTATGATTCCTCTGGTGATTGTGTCTGTGAACCAGAGTAGGCTCCGGTTCTACCATCAGTGTATGGTGGTTTCATGTTATGCATCAAGTTAAATGCTAGTATGCTACTTAATTAAAATTAAGAATCTGCATACACATGTGAAGTCATGTGATCACTAACTGCACCCACCAGAAACTTTGCCTTTCATTTGCATTCACAGAGTTCTATGTCAAAGCTTATTGACCACAAATGGAAGCATTTGATTTACAAGTTTTAGCATTGACTTTAATTACTTTTGGTTATTGTGTCTCTATGCAGTAATGAAATGACCCCTTTATACTGTATGCAGCTAATCCTCCGGACAGTGAGGAGGCTATTAAATGGCTGTACAAAGCTTCCGTTGGAGGCTATGTTCGAGCTCAGTACCAACTTGCCCTTTGTTTACATAAAGGTCGTGGCCCCAGTAGGAATCTTCAGGAAGCGGTATGAAAAGCTTATTTGCTTAATCATTATCTTTGTATAGCAGATGTACAATATCACTTGGATCAATATTGTTCAAATTTTAGATCATATCACTTTTTAAGGTTCTGGACTTTCAAAATTCTGAATTGTCAAGAAAATTTAATTGAATCGAGATCTAATCGATAAATTCTGGAGCTGCTAGCATTATCAGTTAGCAAATATAAGGGGATTCTATACCATACACAAACTGGAAATTTTGAAAACGTTATCCCCGAAAAAAAAGAGGAGAATTGTGAAAAGTGGTCCTGAACTAGGCTTCATGGgacttaaaagttaaattcacCATTATGGTCAAGCAAAAAGTTTGTTTGACTTTCTATACAGATGACTGGTTTGTTCGTATGGCAACTTTGGTTCTGAAAGTGTCTCTTTTGAAGTGCAGGCAAGGTGGTATCTGAAGGCAGCGGAAGGTGGATACATCCGTGCTATGTACAACATAGCAATGTGCTACTCAGTTGGAGAAGGTTTAGTTCAGTCTCACAAATTAGCAAGGAAATGGATGAAGAGAGCAGCTGATCGAGGGCATAGCAAAGCCCAGTTTGAGCATGGACTCAGTCTATTTTCCGTAAGTAGTGCCTACATAAATCCTACAACTGCACTACCCCAACCCTTTCCGACTTCTTTGTAAGTAGAGCATGAAAAAGAATACTCCGTATGATCCATTTTCCTTTTTTAGTCTGTTAAAAAAGAATGACAACTTTCTTTGAccttaaacttctcattttaccctgGATATGATTTTACAGCCACAAAATTGTCATGGTGTTTGACACTGTAGATTTTGAAAATATATCTTTCTTTCTTAGGCTTACTATGTGTCCAGTCAAACACCATCACATAAAACTAAACGGAGGAAGTATATTCCATGGAAAAGAAAATGTTGTCTGTATTGCCAAATGTTTCTTATAGAAAAGGCACCTCGTTCGACCTCTTACCTTCCTCTCTttttatcttttctttctttcgcTCACTTGTTTGTGAACTTATCATCACTCTTCTTGTACATTGAACAGGAAGGGAACATGACGAAAGCGGTGGTGTATTTGGAGCTTGCGACTCGTGCTGGTGAGACAGCAGCTGATCATGTAAAGTATGTTATACTTCAAGAGATGTCCAATACTTCTCGTGACAGAGCCATGCTTCTTGCTGATAATTGGCGTCCTTTGCCTTCTGCATCCCGCTGAttgattttcctttttttttttttttttcaagccttAATGCTGCCTAAGCATATTTTCTCTAGCATGCTACTTTTGAACTTGCTTCAAATATGAAGTGTAAATATCCACAGCTTCTCTTGTAAATAAGTTTTTGCTTTAAATGTCACCATTTCTTTTATGGTTTCTGCTGTATCTTCGGTAAGTGGCTCGAATAACAAGTTTTACAAGAtattattgataattgaacagGGGCATGGAAATATGTAGTTCAAATTACTATACAAACTAGAACTGTACTTGTGCAATTCCTCGTTTTCTTTTTCATTCTCAATATCTGACGTTTTGCTGGTTCTTTGTATAAACCTCGTCGCTAAATCTGAGTCCATCTTTGCAATTTTTCTTAAACAAAAGAAGAATATTTTTGTATACTAGGACATGATGGGAAGTGGAGAATGGAAGACTATGGAGTTATTGAATCATGAACCAGTTTGACTGATTAGTCTTTTATCTACTCCAGCTATGTTTGGAATATCAGATGATGGAGACACCATTTTGGTATCAATCTAAAGAATCACTGTTTGGTTTCCCTTCTTATAATTTGAAGGATAATATATTTGGAGTAAACTTGAGGACGATGGTACAGTTCTAGATGGTGATGTCTTGCCATTGCCTATGATCCCAGCTTTGTTTCGATGAATGATATTTTCAGTACTGAGGATACTAATATAACATGCTTATAAGAAAATAAACTACTTGCTAATTGGAAGATTATTAGGTTGTGAATACACACTAATGAAACTGTCTCGTCTTCGGGTGAACATCTGAGACCTGAAAGCTGTCCCCCATGACAAATAGGAACTATAGCGACTTTGGATCAAACACTGAAATGAAGCTGACCAAAGTATTGTAACCATCTACAAATACATCAGAATTCGATAAAAGAGGTTGAATAAACATACACCAACTGGAGGAAGATATATGAAGTTTTCAGTATGCAATAGTGAAATACGGAACTGTTCTTAGTTAAGAAAGCTCATATAGTTCACTTCATAGTCCAAAGAATGAGAAATTGTACCGCAACCTaaaagaaaaatatgaaataaaaGAAAACCGTTGTATGCATGATCGCTTAAACTCATATAATTTTTAACTGATTGTATCTACAATCagattgtatacggtaaaaatcggacatatgttagaccggtgagaccggagaccgaggaaagagaaaaacaagcacgagcatgaagattTTCTTTCGGACCGGAGAAGTGCTTGATTCGAAGAAAGCGAAAGAAATCGTTTGATCCGgattctccatagccgagttgatcgtggccgttgatccggttggtcgtggccgttggcccggttgttcgtggccattggtccgggtgatccgttacacaattgtcatgcgtcaagaccgttctgccacattgtactgcctgtcgtacgggtgtcagaccgtacgacccaaccttatccttttagggtttttctttattcaaaagggctttatgttgtatgacgcccataaggcaaaactataaataggggtcattaccctACTTTCAAGGGTTGACTTCTTcagttctagaacattgtaatagcaaaatatataaaatcttcctctcattctctgattttggtccggattcagtgtgttattctttagctttattcaattaaacaatattcatattatatatatatatatatatatatatatatatatatatatatatatatatatatatatatatatatatatatatttagtgcAAACCATCGATTGTTATTCACTTCTTCAtagcatatccatatatatcttttttcaaccaaatagattaaagctcaaccacatatcctatacctcactcataagtttaattgattacctaaattcggggtaaacagtttggcgcccaccgtggggctaggataatagtggtctttgatcttgatttctatcttacccgtcagaatcgaaaatatcttttgttcgtctctgtggaaacggaccaaatggctaacagtggacaatctggtcacgtcaacaacaatgaGATTGCGGCTgaaaatgaagacagtgggccacgaggattaccagcaaatcccgctgacccgagccccgttaattcgagggagggcctcaatcggcaaaacaccgtgaatcaggagaatgccgccccgccagccaccgatcctttaaatactcacaattcaattactttgtcccagaCGCAAGGCCGGAAAGTATCAGATACcccggatgataatattgacttacgtttaatttttgaaatgttacaggaacagagagcagcgattgccgaacaaggaatcgcaatagcccagttgcaaaacagaAATGAtgaaacgaccccggagaaggcgaagggtgttactgaacccagaagggatgagacgtggatggttgagagcaatgggtcctgagctggttcatccaccgaggttttGAGAATGCTtgaaacattggcgaagcgggtagactcgaccgaaaagagggtggaaacatataactctcgggtggaccaaatattgggggctccgcctattctgaaaggaccggattcgaagaggtacatccagaggccttttcctccgagtgtggctccgaaattgatcccgaagaggttcaagatgccggatatccagaaatatgacgacACAACGGACCCTGAACACGTTACTTCATACACCTACACTATAAAAGACAATGAtgtggaagaggatgaaattgagtccgtgttgctgaaaaagttcggagaaactctgtcaaagggagcattaacttggtacgaccatctgcccgagcattcaatcacttctttcgaaatgctcgccgatgcgttcataaaagctcacgccggtgccaaaaaggtgcaggctcgtaaggcggatattttccgtttAGCCCAAAGGGATAACGAGTTATTGcatgaatttgtcaaccgattccaaagggaacgaatggagctccctccgatTTCGGAGGAATGGGTTGTACAAGCTTTCACCAaggggctcaatcctcggagctcgacggcctcattcaaattaaaggaaaacttgctggaatacgaggctgtgacctgggtggatgtccataaccgatacgagtcaaagattcgggtagaggatgaccaactagagcttcccccggggcccgtaaatatgaacaaaatcTCGGAGAGATCGCGAAAGAATTACGAATCGGAGtccagaccatcgagggaaaggtatcggccatactctcatttggaaaagccaagcttcaggtcgaaaagatcaagggttggcccgagccatttctccggGCGGGGTGATACGggccgagcgcccgtcgaacagtcgaggtctctcattcaggagcgatgccggaagctcggccagcaacaaagacttgccaagtatatcggagtacaacttcaacgtcaacacttcggaccttgtctcggctattggccgtatcacACATGTAAGATGGTcgagaccactaaggtcagacccgggccaacgggacccgagcgtgatgtgtgaatatcatggaacccatgtacacagaactgaggattgtcgccagctaagagaggaggtggctcggttactgaagaacgaccatctccgagaattgctaagtgaacgagccaaaggtcactacaaggaaagggagactcataaacGGACCGAaccagtagaaccccagcatataatcaacatgataatcgggggtaccgataccccacgaaggccggtgatgaaacggaccAAGGTTTCTATTATGCATGAGAAGCGCAACCGAgattatttacccgagggttccatctctttcagcaacgaggatgcagaaggcatcattcaaccgcacaatgatgcattggtaatctctatacttatttttaaaactcaggttaaacgtattttaatTGACCTAGGTAGCtcgccaacatcatccggtggagagtggtcgaacaactaAGGCTActtgatcagatcgtaccggtagcccgggtactcagcgggttcaacatggcgagcgaaaccacgaagggggagatctcttTTCCGGTTaacattgatggcactatccagcaaacagtgttctatgtaatcgaaggagacatgaagtataatgcattgctgggtagaccttggatacatagcatgagggccgtgccgtcgacattacatcagctgctgaaattcctgacctcggaggggataaaaaccatccaaggtgaacagcccgctgcaagggagatgttcgcggtcgaggaagcgacacctcacaagcgtgccaccggaagtaacaactcacaagctcagcttagacgggaggtttcccccggtgaagcagaagagaaggcccatggtaGAGGCGAAACATGCCTTCGTGAAGGATGAGGTAACGAAGCtgttaaaaataggctctatctgggaggtaaagtacccggattggctagctaatGTAGTAGTGGtaccgaaaaaaggtaataaatttcgaatgtgcattgattataaggatttaaacaaagcgtgcccgaaggattcattttcgttgcctcacatcgatagaatgatcgatgcgacggccgggcatgagatgttaagttttctcgatgcatactctgggtataaccaaatccggatgcatccataggatcaagagaaaacatcctttattacccggtatgggacttactgttacaacgtcacaccttttggattaaaaaatgctggtgcaacttaccaatgcctagttaatggaatgttcgaagaacaaatagggaaaacaatagaagtttatattgacgacatggtggtcaagtccctggaaacagaggaccatttaaagcatttgcaggaaaccttcgatgtactccgcaagtgcaacatgaagcttaatccgaaaaaatgcgccttcggtgtccggtccggtaaatttttgggtttcatggtgtcaaaccggggaattgaattcaacccggataagatcaaagccattgaggatattgaggtggtgaacaaCGTCAAatgagtgcagaggctcaccggaaggatagcggcgctgagtcgtttcatatcgaggtcctcagaTAAGAGTCATcgctttttctccttactaaggaagaagaacgacttcgtttaggcaccggagtgtcaaagagctttgcaagaattgaaaaggtacttgtccagcccgccaCTACTGCACATACCAAAGGCAGACGAGCAGTTTTTTCTCTAACTTgccgtctccgaggtagcggtaagtggtgttttggtccgagaagaatcaggtacgtaATTCCCCATAtactatgtgagtagaactttaggggatgcggagacccgttatccccacttgaaaaagttggcattggcattggtaagcgcttctagaaagctcaagacttactttcaatgccatccgatatgtgtagtgactacttaccccctgaagaacatcatgcataaaccggaattatcgggtagactaactaaatgggccgtagagattagcggatatgatatcgaatacaagcctcgaacgaccatcaagtccaagatcttggccgattttgtggcgggcttcaccccggctatggtccccgaggttaagaaagaacttctgctaacctcggggaaagcttcgggtatttAGTCGCTatatacggacggagcctcgaacctcaaaggttccgggctaggaatcgtccttagaacccccgctggggatgccgttcgacaatccattagaactgttaaattgactaacaatgaagccgagtatgaggctatgattgcaggtttggaattagcctggagtatgggggccgaaataatcgaggcaaagtgcgattctctcTTGGTCGtcaaccaggtgaatggcgtcttcgaggtcaaggacgaacgtaTGCAAAGCTATCTGGAAAAAACCCAAGTGAtattacaccggtttaaagaatggaccatgcagcatgtaccgagggagcagaaccgCGAaaccgatgcattggccaatttaggatcttcggtcgaaggggaagaaatcaaccccgggactacggtgcacttgatgaatttaGCGATAGAAAATGGGCATGCcgagataaacacaatgggtttaacttgggattggcgcaacaaatacgtcgactatttggagacgaaaagctcccgagtgacccaaaagaatcacggtcactaaggacaaaagctgcacgtttctgcttggtagatagccaattgtatcgacggtcttttttcagacccctggccaagtgtttgggtcctaTAGAAATGGAGTATgtaatgagagaggtgcacgaggggacctgcggcaaccactccggtgctgaagccctgGTCCGAAAAATTGTCAGAgctggttattactggaaccagaTGGAGGGAGATT
Encoded proteins:
- the LOC132641128 gene encoding F-box protein At1g70590-like; protein product: MAAASPEYQMNNQRTWPCKSDNGPRFTSFSFQSTKQTTINKPRTNNPTISKPRTSNPTINKPRTNNPTINNHNFQLNPKNRDFSQLPDDVLLKIAATFTLPNLRAASQVCKSWCDGLRPLREAMLFLKYGKRFKHGRGGVKVNLNKALESFLKGAARGSTLAMVDAGLVYWEMGRKEQGISFYRKAAVLGDPAGQCNLGICLLQANPPDSEEAIKWLYKASVGGYVRAQYQLALCLHKGRGPSRNLQEAARWYLKAAEGGYIRAMYNIAMCYSVGEGLVQSHKLARKWMKRAADRGHSKAQFEHGLSLFSEGNMTKAVVYLELATRAGETAADHVKYVILQEMSNTSRDRAMLLADNWRPLPSASR